In one window of Juglans regia cultivar Chandler chromosome 3, Walnut 2.0, whole genome shotgun sequence DNA:
- the LOC108984893 gene encoding probable alpha,alpha-trehalose-phosphate synthase [UDP-forming] 7, whose protein sequence is MMSRSYTNLLDLASGNFPVMGREKKRLPRVMTVPGVISELDDDQANSVTSDVPSSVIQDRIIIVANQLPVKAKRRPDNKGWSFSWDEDSLSLQLKDGLPEDMEVLYVGSLRVDVDSSEQDDVSQLLLDRFKCVPAFLPPDILSKFYHGFCKQHLWPLFHYMLPFSANHGGRFDRSLWEAYVAANKIFSQRVIEIINPEDDYVWIHDYHLMVLPTFLRRRFNRLRMGFFLHSPFPSSEIYRTLPVREEILKALLNSDLIGFHTFDYARHFLSCCSRMLGLEYQSKRGYIGLEYYGRTVGIKIMPVGIHMGQTASVLRLADKEWMVGELKQQFEGKTVLLGVDDMDIFKGVDLKLLAMEQMLKQHPKWQGKAVLVQIANPARGRGKDLEEIQAEIQASCKRINKTFGRPGYEPIVFIDRPVTLSERAAYYTIAECVVVTAVRDGMNLTPYEYIVCRQGVSGSESSSEFNGPTKSMLVVSEFIGCSPSLSGAIRVNPWNIEATAEAMNEAISMSDSEKQLRHEKHYRYVSTHDVAYWSRSFFQDMERTCKDHFKRRCWGIGLSFGFRVVALDPNFRKLSIDAIVSAYLRSRNRAILLDYDGTVMPQTSINKTPSQEVISIINMLCSDVTNIAFVVSGRGRDSLGKWFSPCKKLGIAAEHGYFMRWPAEDEWETCGQNNDFGWIQIAEPVMKLYTESTDGSYIETKESALVWHHRDADPGFGSGQAKEMLDHLESVLANEPVSVKSGQFIVEVKPQGVSKGVVAEKIFAAMADHGKQADFVLCIGDDRSDEDMFEIIGNAMNSGVLSSNTSVFACTVGQKPSKAKYYLDDTTEVINMLEALAEVSNSTPSPTDEAGSSP, encoded by the exons ATGATGTCCAGATCGTATACCAATCTTTTAGATCTAGCTTCCGGAAACTTTCCCGTCATGGGCCGTGAAAAAAAGCGCCTTCCACGCGTAATGACCGTTCCGGGGGTCATTTCTGAGCTTGATGATGACCAGGCCAATAGTGTAACATCAGACGTTCCATCCTCTGTCATTCAGGATCGTATCATTATTGTTGCTAATCAGCTCCCTGTGAAAGCTAAGCGCAGACCTGATAATAAAGGCTGGAGTTTTAGCTGGGATGAGGACTCTTTGTCATTACAGCTGAAGGATGGTTTACCTGAAGATATGGAGGTATTGTATGTAGGGTCTTTGAGGGTTGATGTTGATTCCAGTGAGCAAGATGATGTGTCACAGCTTTTGTTGGATAGGTTTAAGTGTGTCCCTGCTTTTCTACCGCCCGATATTTTATCAAAGTTTTATCATGGCTTTTGTAAACAGCATTTATGGCCGCTTTTTCATTACATGCTTCCCTTCTCTGCAAATCACGGTGGACGGTTCGACCGGTCTTTATGGGAGGCATATGTGGCAGCAAATAAGATTTTCTCACAAAGGGTGATAGAGATTATAAACCCAGAGGATGACTATGTTTGGATTCATGATTACCATTTGATGGTACTGCCTACCTTCTTGAGGAGGAGGTTCAATAGACTACGGATGGGGTTTTTTCTCCACAGTCCATTTCCTTCATCAGAGATATACAGGACCTTGCCAGTAAGGGAAGAGATCCTCAAGGCACTTTTGAATTCAGATCTTATTGGTTTCCACACTTTTGATTATGCTCGGCATTTCCTGTCTTGTTGCAGTCGAATGTTGGGTTTGGAGTATCAGTCAAAAAGGGGTTATATTGGGTTGGAATATTATGGGAGGACTGTGGGGATAAAAATCATGCCAGTTGGAATTCACATGGGACAGACTGCATCTGTTTTGAGACTCGCAGATAAGGAGTGGATGGTGGGGGAGCTAAAACAACAGTTTGAAGGAAAAACTGTGCTTCTCGGGGTTGATGATATGGACATCTTTAAAGGCGTTGATTTGAAATTGTTGGCAATGGAACAGATGTTGAAGCAGCACCCAAAGTGGCAAGGAAAGGCAGTTTTGGTACAGATTGCGAACCCTGCTAGGGGAAGAGGGAAAGATCTTGAGGAAATACAGGCTGAGATACAGGCAAGCTGCAAGAGGATTAACAAAACTTTTGGCCGACCCGGTTATGAACCAATTGTTTTCATAGATAGACCAGTTACTCTCAGTGAACGAGCAGCATATTACACCATTGCTGAGTGTGTTGTGGTCACAGCTGTGAGGGATGGGATGAATCTTACGCCTTATGAGTACATTGTTTGCAGGCAGGGTGTTTCTGGGTCTGAGTCAAGTTCAGAATTTAATGGGCCCACAAAGAGCATGCTAGTAGTATCTGAGTTCATTGGGTGTTCGCCTTCACTGAGTGGTGCAATTCGGGTAAACCCGTGGAACATCGAAGCAACTGCTGAGGCAATGAATGAGGCAATTTCAATGTCTGATTCTGAGAAGCAATTGCGGCATGAGAAGCATTACAGGTATGTTAGCACGCATGATGTGGCATACTGGTCGAGGAGCTTTTTCCAAGATATGGAAAGAACTTGCAAGGACCATTTCAAAAGACGCTGTTGGGGAATTGGTTTGAGCTTTGGTTTCAGGGTTGTGGCACTGGATCCTAATTTCAGAAAGTTGTCTATCGATGCCATTGTATCTGCATATTTGAGGTCCAGAAATAGGGCTATACTCTTGGATTATGATGGCACTGTAATGCCCCAAACTTCCATCAACAAGACCCCAAGTCAAGAGGTTATATCAATCATAAACATGCTTTGCAGTGATGTTACAAACATAGCGTTTGTTGTCAGTGGAAGAGGAAGGGATAGTTTAGGCAAGTGGTTTTCTCCTTGCAAGAAACTTGGAATTGCTGCTGAGCACGGTTACTTCATGAG GTGGCCCGCAGAAGACGAGTGGGAAACCTGCGGACAGAATAATGATTTTGGGTGGATACAGATAGCCGAGCCTGTTATGAAATTGTATACTGAATCAACCGACGGTTCTTATATTGAAACCAAGGAAAGCGCCTTGGTTTGGCACCATCGGGATGCTGACCCTGGTTTTGGATCCGGCCAGGCTAAGGAGATGTTAGATCATCTAGAAAGTGTGCTGGCAAATGAACCTGTTTCTGTCAAAAGCGGTCAGTTCATTGTGGAAGTGAAGCCACAG GGAGTCAGTAAAGGTGTGGTTGCAGAAAAGATCTTTGCAGCAATGGCGGATCACGGAAAGCAGGCTGATTTTGTACTGTGTATTGGCGATGACCGATCTGATGAGGACATGTTTGAGATCATTGGCAATGCAATGAATAGTGGTGTCCTCTCTTCTAATACATCAGTTTTTGCATGCACTGTTGGACAGAAGCCAAGTAAAGCTAAGTACTATTTGGATGACACGACAGAGGTCATAAACATGCTTGAAGCTCTTGCAGAGGTTTCAAACTCTACACCCTCCCCCACAGATGAAGCTGGAAGCTCCCCTTGA
- the LOC108984889 gene encoding protein GRAVITROPIC IN THE LIGHT 1-like, with protein MDTLTPKSALNSKNKLARTFQKVINLRTSNNGICMLTSQSNVKEDFFTDRNSQQFDKNDIDARGRQQRAVLEALVAKLFAGITSIKAAYAELQMAQNPYNCEAIQVADQAVVDELKAISELKRSFLRKELDLSPQVTLMLAEIQEQQGLMKTYEITIKKLETEADLKDSNITSLQNQLDNSNSLNKCLYKRLNSSGSLSMFDNLRLTVLNVTHFVQFLHHTLRSIRSFVKLMIRKMDSEHWDLDAAVKFIEPDAVFTNPSHRFFAFESFVNISLFQGFNCPQFQPSDHSQRQPPLETHCNRLFFDKFKKLTNVNPRHFLSHNPNSSFAKFTRAKYLHLVHAKMECSLFGNLNQRKLVNSGGVPDSSFFVAFAEMAKRVWLLHCLAFSIDEEVSIFQVRKNCRYSEVYMECVAEEASFNSGEIAGGNGGGELSVGFTVVPGFKIGKTVIQSQVYLSPVTTTPASR; from the coding sequence ATGGATACACTGACACCCAAATCAGCCTTGAACAGCAAGAACAAGTTAGCGCGCACTTTCCAAAAAGTTATCAACCTCCGGACTTCAAACAATGGGATTTGCATGCTCACATCGCAATCCAACGTCAAGGAGGATTTTTTCACCGATAGAAACTCCCAGCAGTTCGACAAGAATGATATTGATGCGAGAGGCCGGCAGCAGAGAGCAGTGCTGGAAGCTTTGGTGGCGAAGCTTTTCGCGGGCATTACTTCGATCAAAGCTGCTTATGCTGAGCTCCAAATGGCACAGAACCCTTACAACTGCGAAGCTATTCAGGTCGCGGACCAGGCCGTGGTGGACGAGCTCAAAGCAATTTCCGAGCTGAAGCGCAGCTTCTTGAGAAAAGAACTCGATCTTTCACCCCAAGTCACGCTCATGCTCGCGGAGATTCAGGAGCAGCAGGGGTTGATGAAGACCTACGAGATTACCATCAAGAAGCTCGAGACTGAGGCTGACCTCAAAGACTCCAACATCACTTCGCTTCAGAACCAACTCGACAACTCCAATTCACTTAACAAGTGCTTATACAAGAGGTTAAACTCAAGTGGGTCTCTGTCCATGTTCGATAATCTTCGACTTACGGTGCTCAATGTGACCCATTTTGTCCAATTTCTTCACCACACCCTACGATCCATTCGTAGTTTCGTGAAATTAATGATACGTAAAATGGATTCGGAACACTGGGATCTTGACGCGGCCGTCAAGTTCATCGAACCTGACGCGGTTTTTACAAACCCAAGCCACCGGTTCTTCGCTTTCGAATCCTTCGTAAACATAAGCTTGTTTCAGGGCTTCAATTGCCCTCAGTTCCAACCAAGTGATCACTCCCAACGACAACCTCCTCTTGAAACACACTGCAATCGCCTCTTCTTCGACAAGTTCAAGAAGCTCACAAACGTGAATCCAAGACATTTTCTTTCCCATAATCCGAACTCATCGTTTGCAAAGTTCACAAGGGCCAAGTACCTTCACCTCGTACATGCGAAAATGGAGTGCTCTCTCTTCGGTAACTTGAATCAGCGAAAGCTCGTGAACTCCGGGGGCGTCCCTGACTCCTCTTTCTTCGTAGCGTTTGCTGAGATGGCGAAGCGCGTGTGGCTTTTACATTGCTTGGCATTCTCGATCGATGAAGAGGTAAGCATTTTTCAGGTAAGGAAGAACTGTAGGTATTCTGAGGTGTACATGGAATGCGTGGCAGAGGAAGCTTCGTTCAACTCCGGTGAAATCGCCGGTGGAAATGGCGGGGGTGAGCTCAGCGTGGGTTTCACAGTCGTTCCGGGTTTCAAGATTGGAAAAACCGTAATACAAAGTCAGGTTTATTTGTCTCCGGTTACTACTACGCCGGCGAGTCGCTAA